Below is a genomic region from Persicimonas caeni.
GCCTCGACGCGCTGCTGGTGGCCCACCGGCTGAGGCAGCAGAACATCGTCATGTTCGCGAACGTCAAGCCGAGCCGCTCGCGCAACACGCTCATCGACCTGGAGTGGTTCCAGACCGAGCTCGAGCGCCTCGAGGCCGCCGGGCCCGAGCTACCCGCCGATTGGCGCACCGCGCGCGACGAGCTTCGCCGCATCGCCGAGCGCGCCCCGGCCGCCGGCGGCACAGACGAGCGCAGCCACAACCCGTTCAGCTCGTCCACCTACCGGGCGATCCAGTTTACTTGTCGTCAGATGATTCGGGTGCCCGCGCCCAACGAAGAGCGCGGCGAGGTGAGGTTCTTCTTTCCCTTCGAAGTCCAGATCTTGGACGAGGAGAGCCACCGCCAGAGCCGCGCGGGGCGCGCCTCCCACGCCCGCTACAAGCACCGCCAGCGCGAGGCGGTGCGCCGCCGCGTGCTCGGCGGGCTGGTCGACGTCCTCTAAGTACAAGCACACAATTTCTGTGACTTACGAGAAGTGCCTGCTCCTATGAGCCTCCATGACAGTTGCAGCCGTTCTTGGTTCTTGGTTCTTGGTAAAGACGTCGAAGCATCGACCAAGAACCAAGAACCAACCACCAAGAACGGGTGCATGCTTCCCAGGCGATTCAGCGGCCGGAGTGCGACTCTTAAAGTACAAGACTTCCGTGTTTGCACTTAAGTGCAAACACGGAAGTCTTGGTGCTTTGAGCCAATGATCGATAGCACCTTATGGCGCAGTCGATTACAGCGATCGAAAAAGTCATTGGTGGCATCGACAAGCGCGTCGATGGTTTCAAACAGTTCGCAGTGAGTCACTTCCCGGCGCCAGTGCCTCCACAGCATCTCGATCGGATTGAGCCATGGTGAGTAGGTCGGCAGATACAGCAGCTTGAGTCTACCATTGCTCTGGTCGACGACGTGATCGATTTCCTTTTTTGAGTGCATCGCAGCGTTGTCCCAGACGACGTAAACGGTCTTGTCGGGGTGCTTGGTAAGTAAGGCTTCGAGCAGCTCACATGCCTCGATGCGTCGTTTGCGCCTTCGCACCAGAACGATGCAGTCGCCGGTCTGCCAGTTGACCGCGCCGAGTCCGTAGCGTCGGGTGGTGATGCCAGGCGTCGGAATCATGACCTGTTGGCCGACGGGCGACCACATG
It encodes:
- a CDS encoding IS630 family transposase yields the protein MLYYADEFNISWLPTLRAMWSPVGQQVMIPTPGITTRRYGLGAVNWQTGDCIVLVRRRKRRIEACELLEALLTKHPDKTVYVVWDNAAMHSKKEIDHVVDQSNGRLKLLYLPTYSPWLNPIEMLWRHWRREVTHCELFETIDALVDATNDFFDRCNRLRHKVLSIIGSKHQDFRVCT